In the Candidatus Cloacimonas acidaminovorans str. Evry genome, one interval contains:
- a CDS encoding 3-deoxy-D-manno-octulosonic acid transferase: MILLSLFNILVETIYFLFFPLLYLFLKQKNYVASIKAEGEDIHKGILFHSASMGELTAIKALVTRHLQEHPEVKLCITTSTVTSCAEANKISPKVKAFLSVLDLPHLRKRQLKRINPGLICVVETEIWPNMLLWAKRNKVPVLFLNARMSKSTLRGYRLLKFLFRHLQSPITEIHAQSKDDAKRYRKIFNRPVYVSGNLKFSLTLKDYNAEELRKKWGYKSDDFIICWGSSRPGEEALLISLYPSLKEVIPNLHLIIGLRHPRRLEEVIELMDNYSYSCFTMRKEYSRAEDILIIDTLGILDQAYCICDIAIVGGSFYDFGGHNPLEPAYYKKPVVIGPHHYSCKESVKKLKVAGGIIISNKDDLLADLIALYKNKELREKMGKAAKKVLTENAHTLDIYLKALEKWLKEK, from the coding sequence ATGATTTTACTATCGCTTTTCAATATCCTGGTGGAAACAATATATTTCCTTTTCTTTCCTTTGCTCTATCTTTTTTTAAAGCAGAAAAACTATGTTGCAAGCATTAAAGCCGAAGGAGAAGATATTCACAAAGGGATTTTATTTCATTCTGCCTCAATGGGTGAATTAACTGCCATTAAAGCATTGGTTACAAGACATTTACAAGAGCATCCAGAAGTTAAACTTTGTATTACCACCAGCACTGTTACCAGCTGTGCCGAAGCTAATAAAATAAGCCCTAAGGTAAAAGCATTTCTATCTGTTCTTGATTTGCCCCATTTGCGGAAGCGTCAACTAAAACGAATCAATCCAGGTCTTATTTGTGTTGTGGAAACAGAAATTTGGCCTAATATGCTGCTTTGGGCAAAACGCAATAAAGTTCCGGTTTTATTTTTAAATGCCAGAATGTCTAAAAGCACTTTAAGGGGTTATCGTTTATTGAAATTTCTGTTTAGGCATTTACAGAGTCCTATTACCGAAATCCATGCGCAAAGTAAAGATGATGCCAAGCGTTATCGTAAAATATTTAATAGACCTGTATATGTGAGTGGTAACCTGAAATTTTCGTTAACCTTAAAGGATTATAATGCCGAAGAGCTCAGGAAAAAGTGGGGTTATAAAAGTGACGATTTTATTATTTGTTGGGGTTCATCTCGTCCTGGTGAAGAGGCATTGTTGATCTCCCTTTATCCATCTCTAAAAGAAGTTATTCCCAACTTACATTTAATCATAGGTCTCAGGCATCCCAGACGCTTGGAAGAAGTTATAGAACTGATGGATAATTATTCCTACAGTTGTTTCACTATGAGAAAGGAATATAGCAGAGCAGAGGATATTCTGATAATAGATACATTAGGTATCCTTGACCAGGCATATTGCATCTGTGACATTGCTATTGTAGGGGGTTCTTTTTATGATTTCGGAGGGCATAATCCACTGGAACCAGCTTATTACAAAAAACCGGTCGTAATTGGTCCTCATCACTATTCCTGTAAAGAATCGGTAAAAAAACTGAAGGTAGCAGGGGGAATTATTATCAGCAATAAAGACGATCTGCTTGCTGATCTGATTGCTCTTTATAAAAATAAGGAATTACGAGAAAAAATGGGCAAAGCGGCAAAAAAGGTCTTGACTGAAAATGCTCACACTTTGGATATATATTTAAAAGCATTGGAAAAATGGCTGAAGGAGAAATAA
- the amrS gene encoding AmmeMemoRadiSam system radical SAM enzyme, which yields MREAMYYVREGNKIRCQLCPRECVLSEGKKGFCRSREVINGSLIATAYGRTTSLALDPIEKKPLYHFHPGTMIVSLGPNSCNLTCKFCQNWEISQQEYPTRYVAIEDLIEIVKQQKDQQIAFTYTEPLMWYEYILDFSAKAPEIDIVLVTNGYINKEPWRNILKVVKAVNIDIKSYRDEFYRQLCGGKLDIILANIIIAKEMDVHIELTNLIIPGYNNSEEELNDLAKFIASVDKNIPLHISAYRPCYKMTVRPTTREEVEHACEIASQYLTYVYAGNVYSSRFSRR from the coding sequence ATGAGAGAAGCAATGTATTATGTGCGAGAAGGCAATAAAATCCGCTGTCAACTTTGCCCCCGGGAATGTGTTTTAAGCGAAGGTAAAAAAGGTTTCTGTAGAAGCCGGGAAGTGATAAATGGCTCTTTAATTGCTACAGCTTACGGAAGAACAACTTCTCTGGCACTTGACCCTATAGAAAAAAAACCGCTCTATCACTTCCATCCTGGAACTATGATTGTTTCTTTAGGTCCCAATTCCTGCAATTTGACCTGTAAGTTTTGTCAAAATTGGGAAATCAGTCAGCAGGAATATCCTACCCGCTATGTGGCTATTGAGGACTTGATTGAAATTGTGAAACAACAAAAAGATCAGCAGATTGCTTTCACTTACACTGAACCTTTAATGTGGTATGAATATATTCTGGATTTTTCTGCTAAAGCCCCTGAAATTGACATTGTTTTAGTTACTAATGGCTATATAAATAAGGAGCCCTGGCGTAACATTTTAAAAGTAGTAAAAGCAGTTAATATAGATATAAAATCCTATAGAGATGAGTTTTACCGTCAGCTCTGTGGGGGAAAACTGGATATTATTTTAGCTAACATCATAATTGCCAAAGAAATGGATGTCCATATAGAGCTTACTAACCTGATTATTCCGGGCTACAATAACAGTGAAGAAGAACTGAATGACTTAGCTAAGTTTATTGCTTCAGTAGATAAAAATATTCCTCTTCATATTTCTGCTTACCGTCCTTGTTACAAAATGACCGTTAGACCTACTACCAGAGAGGAAGTGGAACATGCTTGTGAAATTGCGTCCCAATATCTAACTTATGTTTATGCGGGTAATGTATATTCTTCACGGTTTTCCCGAAGATAG
- a CDS encoding NusG domain II-containing protein: MKKYSILNDLKPADVVLILLIILAIFLSARYYLNNKPHSQVYIYKDNQLFGVYSLEQDKVIKIDEHNTVEIKNGKVRMKFADCPDKRCVKQGFTKSMPIICLPNKLVIEIQDNGKQKKLILQ, from the coding sequence ATGAAGAAGTATTCTATTTTAAACGATCTGAAACCGGCAGATGTGGTTTTAATATTACTGATTATATTAGCCATATTTCTTTCCGCCAGATACTATTTAAACAATAAACCCCATTCTCAAGTTTATATTTATAAGGATAATCAGCTTTTTGGGGTTTACTCTTTAGAACAGGATAAAGTCATCAAAATTGATGAGCACAATACCGTGGAAATAAAAAATGGTAAAGTTAGAATGAAATTTGCCGATTGTCCTGATAAGCGTTGTGTAAAACAAGGTTTTACCAAGTCAATGCCGATAATTTGTTTACCTAATAAATTAGTGATAGAAATACAAGATAACGGCAAACAAAAGAAACTAATCCTGCAATAG
- a CDS encoding Ppx/GppA phosphatase family protein — protein sequence MLKFALYVSNHGFGHSTRICALAEELIHYGVFCHIITTKPAFLFQDLNPHYFVLHKRAIDVGVKHSENLTVDIKRTINSLLELLSKRNEIMEREIEFLRREKIDCIIADIPFLVSDFAAYCHIPVFAVTNFEWHFIYSSILVEEENTEKENGIVTNYNNLELSGGAASPGYTNFSTPEVANSLKPVLNLIWSLYQRFDGCFRLPFSTDESMSAFKDYISCGLLGRKKDKYKDIRLQYNLPKETPILLVMFGGEGTMELNYEALCSAYQGIVISTQAGIKAKNHIQVSMDDDFPDFIYNADIILCKSGYSTLAEAVQAGKFIIYCPRPNYPEEKALIAGLKNYTNCLQIDTLQLSAGQWKAIFEDIKPRKIRTKTYKNCNTEIAGLVLKKYTQLQNRRLLSVFDLGSNNLNYVLFDLERRQIVHQTQLTTALGIAFKHNKISEKRLTSVKQIISKLLQLDSYLESEKVLLATGVMRFALNANLLTDWITDKYNIKCRIISSQEEIRYAYFSARQYKSGEEATLAIDIGGFSTEFINLDKEKKQQGNSLPFGLLTLLNDFNGDSDTADHFIRQKLNDLPYKSSYRLVGIGLTYTYLAGVIFRCSYNEREKLEGKTITKKQLQELSHSLEVRDEQRYLPFLLEESYLPILKLSIAFNISLLDRFETSEIIVCNSGIAVGYAYWYSSKQRSKAQK from the coding sequence ATGTTGAAATTTGCCTTGTATGTTTCCAATCACGGTTTTGGTCATTCTACCCGGATATGTGCATTAGCGGAAGAGCTTATTCATTATGGTGTTTTTTGCCATATTATTACTACTAAACCGGCTTTTCTTTTTCAAGACCTCAATCCGCATTATTTTGTTTTACACAAACGCGCAATAGATGTGGGAGTTAAGCATAGTGAAAATCTTACGGTAGATATAAAAAGAACAATTAATTCATTATTGGAATTACTTTCTAAACGCAATGAAATTATGGAACGGGAGATTGAATTTTTACGACGGGAGAAGATTGATTGCATAATTGCTGATATCCCTTTTCTGGTAAGTGATTTTGCCGCCTATTGTCATATTCCTGTTTTTGCGGTTACCAATTTTGAATGGCATTTTATTTATAGCTCTATTTTGGTAGAAGAGGAAAACACAGAAAAGGAAAATGGTATAGTTACTAACTATAATAACTTAGAATTAAGCGGAGGAGCAGCGTCCCCCGGCTACACAAACTTTTCCACTCCTGAAGTTGCAAATTCTTTAAAACCGGTATTGAATTTAATCTGGTCTTTATACCAACGCTTTGATGGTTGTTTTCGTTTACCTTTCAGCACTGATGAAAGTATGTCTGCCTTTAAAGATTATATTTCTTGCGGATTGCTTGGTCGTAAAAAAGATAAGTATAAAGATATCCGATTGCAATATAACCTGCCCAAAGAAACACCAATATTACTGGTAATGTTTGGTGGAGAAGGAACTATGGAGCTGAATTATGAAGCACTCTGTTCGGCATATCAAGGAATAGTTATTTCCACACAAGCAGGGATAAAAGCCAAAAACCATATCCAAGTATCTATGGATGATGATTTTCCAGATTTTATATACAATGCAGATATTATTCTTTGTAAGTCAGGATATAGTACTTTAGCTGAAGCAGTCCAAGCGGGAAAATTTATTATCTATTGTCCACGCCCTAATTATCCTGAAGAAAAAGCCCTGATTGCAGGACTGAAAAACTATACTAATTGTCTGCAGATAGATACATTACAGCTAAGTGCAGGACAGTGGAAAGCTATTTTTGAGGACATTAAACCCCGAAAAATTAGAACTAAAACATATAAAAACTGCAATACCGAAATTGCCGGTTTGGTACTGAAAAAATATACTCAATTACAAAATAGAAGATTACTTAGCGTGTTTGACCTTGGTTCCAACAACCTGAATTATGTGCTCTTTGACCTTGAAAGAAGACAAATTGTTCATCAAACTCAATTGACTACTGCCTTGGGAATTGCCTTTAAGCATAACAAGATAAGCGAAAAACGGCTAACAAGTGTTAAGCAGATAATAAGTAAATTGCTCCAATTGGATTCATATCTGGAATCGGAAAAGGTTCTTTTGGCAACAGGTGTAATGCGTTTCGCTTTAAATGCCAATCTATTAACTGACTGGATTACTGATAAATATAACATAAAATGCAGAATAATTTCTTCCCAAGAGGAAATCCGCTATGCTTATTTTTCCGCAAGACAATACAAAAGTGGGGAAGAGGCAACTCTGGCAATTGATATTGGGGGCTTTTCCACAGAGTTTATCAACTTAGATAAAGAAAAAAAACAACAAGGGAATAGTTTACCCTTTGGTTTACTTACCTTGTTAAATGATTTTAACGGAGATAGTGATACAGCGGATCATTTTATCCGGCAAAAGCTAAATGATTTACCTTATAAAAGTTCCTATCGTCTTGTTGGGATAGGACTTACCTACACTTATCTAGCAGGAGTTATTTTCCGCTGCAGTTATAATGAAAGAGAAAAACTGGAAGGAAAAACAATCACTAAAAAGCAATTGCAGGAACTTTCTCATTCCCTTGAAGTTAGAGACGAACAGAGATATTTACCCTTTCTATTGGAAGAGAGCTATCTGCCTATATTAAAATTAAGTATCGCTTTCAACATTTCTTTACTGGACAGATTTGAGACCTCCGAAATTATTGTTTGCAACTCTGGAATTGCAGTTGGCTATGCCTATTGGTATTCCAGTAAACAAAGAAGCAAGGCACAAAAATGA
- the miaB gene encoding tRNA (N6-isopentenyl adenosine(37)-C2)-methylthiotransferase MiaB produces the protein MKFYIETYGCQMNVADSELIASILTKAGHQEVTQISEADLLLFNTCSVRGHAEERVLGRIQSENHRKKENPNLKIGVVGCMAQRLGEEINKEKLTVDFVIGVDQYQHLPDILNEETEKTILTDLDETQLYKGIQPAYHNDYCAYITIMRGCNNFCSYCIVPYVRGRERSRSWQDIIEETISAGNQGKKDITLLGQNVNSYLNGEVNFPRLLIILNELDEIYRLRFITSHPKDLSEELIEVLANSAKICEHIHLPVQSGSDNILKAMNRNYTVQHYISLVEKLHKFIPNIAITTDIMTGFPGETENDFQDTLSLMKTIEFDDAFCYKFSPRPGTTAETLSNQVPEAERLARLQQMIDLQRKISLKKNREQIGRKVEVYIESFSKKSRKMVLGKTRDFKTAVLPGTEDDFGTLKQIEVKDATASTLICF, from the coding sequence ATGAAGTTTTATATAGAGACCTACGGTTGTCAGATGAATGTGGCAGATAGTGAATTAATTGCCAGTATTTTAACTAAAGCAGGTCATCAGGAAGTTACCCAAATAAGCGAAGCGGATTTACTTCTATTTAATACTTGCAGTGTTCGTGGCCATGCTGAAGAGAGGGTTTTAGGCAGAATTCAAAGTGAAAATCATCGCAAGAAAGAAAATCCGAATCTCAAAATTGGTGTAGTTGGCTGTATGGCACAACGATTGGGCGAAGAGATAAACAAGGAAAAACTAACAGTGGATTTTGTAATAGGTGTGGATCAGTATCAACATCTTCCTGATATACTAAATGAAGAAACAGAAAAGACCATTTTAACGGATTTGGACGAAACTCAATTATATAAAGGTATTCAACCTGCTTATCATAATGATTATTGTGCCTATATAACTATTATGCGGGGCTGTAATAATTTTTGTTCCTATTGTATTGTTCCTTATGTTAGAGGAAGAGAACGCAGTCGTTCCTGGCAGGATATCATAGAGGAAACAATTTCTGCCGGTAATCAGGGGAAAAAGGATATCACTCTTTTAGGTCAAAATGTCAATTCTTACCTAAATGGAGAGGTAAATTTTCCCCGTTTGTTAATTATACTTAACGAATTGGATGAAATCTACCGGTTGAGATTTATTACTTCTCATCCGAAGGATTTATCAGAGGAATTAATAGAAGTTCTGGCTAATTCAGCTAAGATATGCGAACATATACACTTACCTGTGCAAAGCGGGAGTGACAATATACTTAAAGCAATGAACCGAAATTACACTGTTCAGCACTATATATCTTTAGTGGAAAAGTTACATAAGTTCATACCAAATATAGCGATAACTACAGATATTATGACCGGTTTTCCGGGAGAAACAGAAAACGATTTTCAGGACACACTATCCCTAATGAAAACAATTGAGTTTGATGATGCCTTTTGCTATAAATTCAGTCCGCGACCAGGAACTACCGCAGAAACATTATCAAATCAAGTTCCGGAAGCTGAACGACTGGCTCGTTTACAGCAAATGATTGATCTGCAACGAAAAATCTCGCTTAAAAAGAACAGAGAACAAATTGGACGCAAAGTGGAAGTTTATATTGAGAGCTTTAGCAAAAAAAGTAGAAAAATGGTTTTGGGGAAAACACGCGATTTTAAAACCGCAGTTCTTCCGGGAACAGAAGATGACTTTGGAACTTTGAAACAAATTGAGGTAAAGGATGCCACGGCAAGCACTCTTATTTGCTTTTAA
- a CDS encoding YicC/YloC family endoribonuclease: MKSMTGFGNALISRDNINLELEIKSINARFLDLRIFLPRELSFYETEIRRQIIKSISRGAIEVRVNFSDHREPKLVLDKTKLLKYNELAIEAAQLLASEEVISIEFLLQEPGVIESVDRLAEDEILANVLNEALAQALQRIKESMLEEGEQIKQVLCDSMQQIEKAINAVSELCEPFKKELFTTMHRHIEELIGSYKVENLEQRLIQELAIYVDKYDIGEELSRLRAHLKTFISTLQEEGDIGKTLNFIIQEMQREANTLGSKFSTTQSFPWILTIKEEIEKCREIIQNVA; the protein is encoded by the coding sequence ATGAAAAGTATGACCGGTTTTGGAAACGCTTTAATCAGCAGAGACAATATTAACCTTGAATTAGAGATAAAATCCATAAATGCCCGCTTTTTGGATTTAAGGATTTTCCTTCCCCGCGAGCTGAGTTTTTACGAAACGGAGATAAGAAGGCAGATAATAAAGAGCATATCGCGTGGAGCAATTGAAGTAAGAGTTAATTTTAGTGATCACCGAGAACCAAAATTGGTTTTAGATAAGACCAAATTATTAAAATACAATGAATTGGCTATAGAAGCAGCACAACTTTTAGCCAGCGAGGAGGTTATTTCCATAGAATTTTTACTACAAGAGCCGGGAGTTATTGAAAGTGTAGACCGTCTGGCAGAAGATGAAATCCTGGCAAATGTGCTAAATGAAGCATTAGCACAAGCTCTGCAAAGAATTAAAGAATCAATGCTGGAAGAAGGAGAACAAATAAAACAGGTATTATGTGACTCTATGCAACAGATTGAAAAGGCAATAAATGCTGTTTCCGAGCTTTGTGAACCTTTTAAAAAAGAGTTATTTACAACAATGCACAGACATATTGAAGAACTCATTGGTTCTTATAAAGTTGAAAATTTGGAACAACGCCTCATCCAGGAATTGGCAATTTATGTAGATAAATATGACATTGGTGAGGAATTAAGCCGTTTGAGAGCTCATCTTAAGACCTTTATTTCTACTCTTCAGGAAGAAGGAGATATTGGCAAAACACTAAACTTTATCATTCAGGAAATGCAACGCGAAGCAAATACTTTAGGTTCAAAATTCTCTACAACTCAAAGTTTTCCTTGGATTTTAACAATTAAAGAAGAAATAGAAAAGTGTCGGGAGATTATTCAAAATGTTGCCTGA
- a CDS encoding ribonuclease R family protein produces the protein MNYNELKQAILEYFQKYPHTGLSYNEIVNTFQLNKAEKALLSGILSGLMEEGILTKDRKKYHLQKMPKAKQPSPTPNPKLLQGIFDATPLSRGFSYAFIRTPEKDYYVDAEDILNAFHNDIVAFEPKYRKGHQDSAIIRKVVKRSTEQFVGELIRRNGFSTFICSNPKVFRWFFVSDPAQGENGDKVVLKVTNWGNPQMGKVPVGKVIEILGKSGEPEVELLAVIRQYNLPLEFPEDVIAEANLLSAEIKPEDYRNRRDLRNLYSFTIDPITAKDFDDAIAVEKTSKGWRLYVHIADVAHYLSVEGAIFQEASKRGNSFYFPKRVIPMLPERLSNLICSLRPEEEKLCLTVQTDFDRKGQIIEQQIYESVICSQSRLNYDEVDELFAGKKTDIPIPLQDILLEARALSRLLTEKRMNAGYIFFDLPEIEYEYDENGFLKCLTLAEETESHKIIENFMLVANEFVATRLSQTAPATIYRIHNDPDFNKLERLIELLSYYGVKWVMYENLNKSIQYLLNSFPNEAYHKVFDRILLRSMKKARYSTEHIHHFALAMENYTHFTSPIRRLCDLVVHYLCKTWLCHTSNQKFTPSQLKHFAEVASEQEIQADQSERDIEMVYSLALMREKEGELYEGMVISVNSRGLIVQLEEIPVTGVIKEISLGEGNWEYLEREMRYINRRTHKYYQLMDTLTVIIGYVEDDIYLFPIPETLRHNVSKTKSSLSHKSASQKPKPSGRTGSPSSKRTGRTRSPSSKSSKSSTTRGNK, from the coding sequence ATGAATTATAATGAATTAAAGCAGGCAATCTTAGAATATTTCCAGAAATATCCGCATACTGGATTGTCCTACAATGAAATAGTAAATACTTTTCAACTTAATAAAGCTGAAAAAGCATTACTTAGTGGCATTCTTAGCGGACTGATGGAAGAAGGTATTTTAACCAAAGACCGCAAGAAATATCACTTACAAAAAATGCCAAAAGCGAAACAGCCCTCCCCCACTCCCAATCCCAAATTGTTACAAGGTATTTTTGATGCTACACCCTTATCCAGAGGTTTTTCTTATGCTTTTATTAGAACTCCGGAAAAGGATTATTATGTGGATGCGGAAGATATTCTAAATGCTTTTCATAATGATATTGTCGCCTTTGAACCAAAATATAGAAAAGGTCATCAGGATAGTGCTATAATCCGTAAAGTAGTAAAAAGAAGCACAGAGCAATTTGTGGGAGAACTTATAAGAAGGAATGGTTTTAGCACTTTCATTTGCAGTAACCCTAAAGTATTCAGATGGTTCTTTGTTTCCGATCCCGCTCAGGGAGAAAATGGCGATAAAGTTGTTTTAAAAGTAACTAATTGGGGAAATCCGCAAATGGGGAAAGTGCCTGTAGGTAAAGTGATAGAGATATTAGGAAAATCCGGTGAGCCAGAAGTTGAGCTTTTAGCTGTTATTCGTCAGTATAATTTACCTTTGGAATTTCCTGAAGATGTAATTGCAGAGGCAAATCTGCTTTCTGCAGAAATAAAACCGGAGGATTACAGGAATCGGAGGGATTTGCGCAATCTTTATTCCTTTACTATAGACCCGATTACTGCTAAAGATTTTGACGATGCCATAGCGGTGGAAAAAACGTCTAAGGGCTGGCGTCTTTATGTGCATATCGCTGATGTAGCACATTATTTGTCAGTGGAGGGGGCTATTTTTCAGGAAGCAAGCAAACGCGGGAATAGTTTTTATTTTCCCAAGAGAGTTATACCTATGTTACCGGAACGCTTATCAAATCTTATTTGCAGTTTACGTCCCGAAGAAGAAAAGCTCTGTTTAACAGTGCAAACGGATTTTGACCGTAAAGGACAAATTATTGAGCAGCAAATATATGAAAGTGTTATTTGCAGTCAATCCCGGCTTAATTATGATGAAGTGGATGAACTTTTTGCTGGCAAGAAAACGGATATACCAATTCCTTTACAGGACATTTTATTGGAAGCAAGAGCTCTTTCGCGTCTTTTAACCGAAAAAAGAATGAATGCTGGCTACATTTTTTTTGATTTACCGGAAATTGAGTATGAATATGATGAAAACGGATTTCTTAAGTGTTTAACATTGGCTGAGGAAACAGAAAGCCATAAAATAATAGAAAATTTTATGCTGGTTGCCAATGAATTTGTAGCTACACGCCTTTCACAGACAGCTCCTGCAACAATTTACCGTATTCATAACGACCCCGATTTTAACAAGCTGGAACGGCTGATTGAACTTCTTTCCTATTATGGCGTAAAGTGGGTTATGTATGAGAATTTGAATAAGTCCATCCAGTATTTGCTTAATTCTTTTCCGAATGAGGCATATCATAAGGTTTTTGACCGCATTTTGCTAAGAAGTATGAAAAAAGCAAGATACAGCACGGAACATATTCATCATTTCGCTTTAGCAATGGAAAATTACACACATTTTACCAGTCCTATCCGACGTCTTTGCGATTTGGTTGTTCATTATCTCTGTAAAACCTGGTTGTGTCATACCTCTAATCAGAAATTTACTCCTTCTCAACTGAAACATTTTGCCGAAGTTGCCTCTGAACAAGAAATTCAGGCAGACCAGTCAGAACGCGATATAGAAATGGTTTATAGCTTGGCTTTGATGAGAGAGAAGGAAGGAGAACTTTATGAGGGAATGGTTATTTCGGTCAATTCCCGGGGTTTAATTGTTCAATTGGAAGAAATTCCGGTTACCGGAGTTATTAAAGAAATCAGTTTGGGAGAAGGTAATTGGGAATATTTGGAAAGAGAAATGCGCTATATAAACCGCAGAACTCATAAATATTATCAATTGATGGATACTTTAACGGTTATTATTGGTTATGTGGAAGATGATATTTATTTGTTTCCCATACCTGAAACACTGCGTCATAATGTATCCAAAACAAAGAGTTCCTTATCCCATAAAAGCGCATCACAAAAGCCAAAACCCTCTGGAAGGACGGGGTCCCCATCGTCCAAAAGAACCGGAAGGACGAGGTCCCCATCGTCCAAATCCTCCAAATCTTCAACCACAAGAGGCAACAAATGA
- the murI gene encoding glutamate racemase: MKRAIGIFDSGVGGLTVYQAIRNTFPNEDIIYFGDTARVPYGPKSPNTIIDYSLQNARFLLQQGIKILIVACNTSSAVAIPALQNLSDIPVIGVIEPGAEQSVKVTKCKRIGVIGTEGTIRSGAYPSAIRKLLPEAFVVSSACPLFVPLVEEGWQEHPVAEVIAEEYLKEMKEQNIDTLVLGCTHYPLLSNIIQQVMGEEVTLVDSAMAVAEYLSCYLSAENDGQKGRDSFYVSDNENKFAEIAERILQHNIGNLTRVRLYESWFKD, encoded by the coding sequence ATGAAAAGAGCAATCGGTATTTTTGATTCCGGAGTTGGTGGCTTAACCGTTTATCAAGCCATCCGTAATACTTTTCCCAATGAGGACATTATTTATTTTGGAGATACTGCCAGAGTGCCTTACGGACCAAAATCGCCTAATACCATTATTGACTATTCCCTGCAGAATGCCCGTTTTTTGCTCCAGCAGGGAATAAAAATCTTAATTGTTGCTTGCAACACATCTTCCGCAGTAGCAATTCCCGCTTTGCAAAATTTAAGCGATATTCCTGTTATAGGTGTTATTGAACCGGGTGCTGAACAATCGGTTAAAGTTACTAAATGTAAACGCATTGGAGTGATTGGAACGGAAGGAACAATCCGAAGCGGAGCTTATCCTTCCGCTATCAGAAAATTGCTTCCTGAGGCATTTGTAGTTTCATCTGCTTGTCCCCTTTTTGTTCCCTTGGTGGAAGAGGGTTGGCAGGAGCATCCTGTAGCGGAAGTTATTGCGGAGGAATATCTTAAGGAAATGAAAGAACAAAATATAGATACTCTTGTTTTAGGTTGTACCCATTATCCGCTGCTGTCTAATATCATTCAACAGGTTATGGGAGAAGAAGTTACACTTGTAGATAGCGCAATGGCTGTGGCTGAATACTTAAGCTGTTATCTGAGTGCTGAAAATGATGGACAAAAAGGCAGAGATTCTTTTTATGTGAGCGACAACGAAAATAAATTTGCCGAAATTGCCGAACGCATTTTGCAGCATAATATTGGTAATTTAACCCGGGTGCGTCTTTATGAAAGCTGGTTTAAGGACTGA
- a CDS encoding BKACE family enzyme gives MEPLILTAAITGAETTRADQPNLPITPEEQAKEAKACFEAGARVIHLHIREDDGRPSQRLDRFQEAISAIREVVPEIIIQISTGGAVGESFDKRLAPLALKPEMATLNAGTLNFGDDIFINHPADIIRLAEAFKQYNVVPEVEVYESGMVDAVARLIKKGIITQNPLHIQFVLGVPGGMSGKPKNLMYMMEHLKEEIPTATWAVAGIGRWHIPTSLIAMVTGGHIRCGFEDNIFYHKGVIAESNAQLVARLARIAKEIGRPLATPEQAREILALNK, from the coding sequence ATGGAACCCTTAATTTTAACTGCTGCTATTACGGGAGCTGAAACTACCCGTGCCGATCAACCCAATTTGCCTATAACACCTGAAGAACAGGCAAAAGAAGCAAAAGCTTGTTTTGAAGCCGGAGCAAGAGTTATTCATTTACACATCAGGGAGGATGACGGCAGACCTTCTCAGCGCTTGGATCGCTTTCAGGAAGCCATTTCTGCCATTCGCGAGGTTGTTCCTGAGATTATTATTCAAATCAGTACTGGAGGTGCAGTTGGCGAATCATTTGATAAACGACTTGCTCCTTTGGCTTTAAAACCCGAAATGGCAACCCTGAATGCCGGAACTTTGAATTTTGGTGACGATATTTTCATCAATCATCCTGCCGATATTATTCGTTTGGCAGAAGCATTCAAACAATATAATGTAGTTCCTGAAGTTGAAGTTTATGAATCGGGTATGGTTGATGCTGTTGCTCGTTTAATTAAAAAAGGGATTATAACTCAAAATCCTTTGCATATTCAATTTGTTCTTGGTGTCCCTGGAGGAATGAGTGGCAAGCCCAAAAACTTAATGTATATGATGGAACATTTGAAAGAAGAAATCCCTACAGCAACCTGGGCTGTGGCAGGAATTGGCAGATGGCATATTCCTACATCTTTAATAGCGATGGTTACAGGTGGACATATCCGCTGTGGATTTGAAGATAACATTTTTTATCATAAGGGAGTAATTGCTGAATCTAATGCGCAATTGGTAGCTCGTTTAGCACGCATTGCAAAAGAAATTGGTCGCCCTCTGGCTACTCCTGAACAGGCAAGAGAGATTTTGGCATTAAATAAATAA